Within Halopelagius longus, the genomic segment GTGGTTTACCACGGTTCGTTCTTCACGCCGAGGAGGTAGGCGGCGACGTTCGTCGTCACGTGCAGGACTGGCGTGAGGACGAGGACGACGCCGAGGACGGGCAGCGAGAACGTCTCGACGAACCACGGGAGGTCGAACGCCGCCGCGAGGAGGAGTGCGCCGACCACGAAGTCGAGTTGGTCGAGGCCGGGGAACGCCGCGCCGCGTTGCCGTCCGCTCCGACGCTTGAGGAAGGAGGCGGCGATGTCGCCGACCATCGCGCCGAACGCCAGACCGACCGCGGCGGGGAGCGGAAACGTCGGCAGGGAGACGCCGACGAGGGCGGAGACGGGGTCGGCGACGGCGTTGCAGACGAGGGCGAGGGCGACGCCGGCCAGCGTTCCCGCGGCCGTCCCGCGCCACGTCTTCCCGTCTCCGAGGAGGCGGCGGTCCCCCCACGTTCGTCCCCCGTCTATCGGCGCGCCGCCTCCGGCGAGGACGGCCGCGTTGTTCGGGACGTACGCGGGTAACATGGTCCAGAACGCGACGGCGACGAGGTCGAGTACCATGTTCGGGAGTCGTCGTCCGCGACTTAAGGGGCCGTGATTTCGTTCGGAACCTGACTCTCTCGACCGGGGGACGGTGCCGCGGACGACGCGACTCCGACGCCGAACCGCCGATGCGCCCGGCGAAACGGTGTGCCAACGCACGGTTCGGACAGAAGTTCTCTTAAGGACGCAGGCTCACCTACTCATCAATAGATGTCCTCGTGGAGACGCGACTTCGCAAGCGGACTGGTAATACTAGTCCCCATCCTCGTCATTCTGTGGGTTCTGAACTACCTCTACTCGAGTATCGTCAAACTACCGCTCATCAAGAACCTCCAAGAACCGTTCGGGTTCTTCGTCGCCATCATCGTGTTCGCGATGTTGGTGCTGTCGGTGGGCTACCTGATGCGCACGACGGTGGGGCGACTGTTCGAGACGTACCTCGACGCGACGATGAATCGGGTCCCCCTCGTTCGCATCCTCTACAACGCGTCGAAACTCGCCGTCGAGACGGCGTTGACGGGGACGGAAGACCTGCAGACGCCCGTTCAACTCGAGACGTGGCCGGGCGTCCGGATGACGGCGTTCAAGACCGGCCAGACGACGAAAGACGGGCGGGTGGTCCTGTTCATGCCGACGGCACCGAACATCACCACGGGGTTCGTGATGGAGGTAGAGCCCGAAGACATCCAAGAACTCGACGAAAACGTCGAGGAGGCGCTGACGCGCATCCTCTCGGCCGGGTTCGCCGAGGACGAGTCCCGGTCGGCCATCGACATCGACGTGCAGACGGAAGACGACTGAACGCTCGACGGGAGAAGGCGGAGAAAGTCGGCGGGTCCGTTTACTGCGGTTTCAGACGTAGGTGAACCACTCTTCGTGGTCGTCGGAGCGACCTTCCACGAGGTCGAAGAACGCCTGCTGGAGTTCCTCGGTCACCGGGCCGCGAGTGCCGTTGCCGATGACGACGTTGTCCACCTTCCGGATGGGCGTAATCTCGGCGGCGGTGCCGGTGAAGAACAGTTCGTCGGCGGTGTTGAGTTCGCCGCGCGAGATGGTCGCTTGGTCGTAGACGGTGTAGCCGCGTTCGCGGGCGAGTTCGATGACCGTGTTGCGGGTGATGCCGTCTAAGATGCTCTGCGAGAGGCCGGGCGTGTAGATGTCGCCGTCGTTCACCATGAAGATGTTCTCGCCGGGACCCTCGGCGACGTTGCCCTCCTTGTTGAGGACGATGGCCTCGGTGAAGCCGTTTCGGCGGGCCTCCTCGCCCGCGAGAAGCGAGTTCACGTAGAGGCCGGTCGTCTTCGCGTTCGTCGGAATCTGGCTGGAGGCGTGCTTCCGCCACGAGGACACCATCACGTCCACGCCGTTCTCCAAGGCGTCGTCGCCGAGGTACGTCCCCCACGGCCACGCCGCGATGGCGACCTGCACGGGGTTGCCCTTGGGGCTGACGCCCAGCGAGTCGTAGCCGTAGAACGCGACGGGGCGGATGTAACAGGACTCGAGGTCCTGTCGGCGGATGAGTTCCATCGTCGCCTCGGTGAGTTCCTCCTTCTGGAAGGGGATGTCCATGTCGTAGGGCTTCCCGGAGGCGTAGAAGCGGTCCAAGTGTTCGTCCCACCGGAAGATGGCCGGGCCGTCCTCGGTGTCGTAACAGCGGACGCCCTCGAAGACGCCGCTGCCGTAGTGAAGTCCGTGGGAGAGGACGTGAATCTGCGCGTCGTCCCAGTCGACGAACTCACCGTCCATCCAGATAGTGTCGACATCCATCTCGTCGAATCCCATACCGCGTGGTTTGCGTGGCAGGTGATAAAATGATAGGCGACACGGCGACGCGCGCGGGGTTTTTTGCGCCGGGGCGCGTCGGTCGGTCACGAATGCCACCGAAGACTGTCGCCGTCACCGGCGGGACGGGTCGCATCGGCCCCACCGTCGTGAACGCACTGAAAGACGCGGGGTACCGCGTGGTGAACTGCAGTCGAAGCGGCGGGTCCGTCGGCGACGCCAACCTCCGGGCGGACATGACCGACGCCGGGGAGGCCTACGGCGCGTTCGCTACGGCGGGCGCCGACGCCGTCGTCCACCTCGGGATGCTCTCGAAACCGGACCACGACCCCGGCTACGTCGTCTACGAGAGCAACGCGATGAGCACGTACAACGTCCTCGAAGCGGCCGAATCGCTCGGCATCGACACCGTCGTCCTCGCCTCCAGCATGAGCGCTCTCGGCGCGAGTTTCGAACCCGGTCCCGTCCGCCTCTCGTACCTCCCGGTGGACGAGGACCACCCCGTGACGCCGTCGAACCCCTACGGCCTCGGCAAACAGGTTCTCGAAGTGACCGCCGACGGGTTCGCCCGCAGACCGGACGGGCCGACGACCATCGCATCGTTCCGGTTCCCGTGGATGCCGACGGAGAAGCAGATGCGCGAGACGTTCAGCGACGCCGACCGGCGACTGGCGGCGCTTCACCAGTCGGAGAACTTCAAGACGATTCGAAACACCCTGTTTTCGTACCTCGCACAGGCGGACGCCGCAGACGCCGTCCGTCGGGCGATAGAGGCCGACTTCGAGGGCCACGAACGGTTCTGGGTCGCCGCCGACGACACGACGGCGGAGATGGAGACGGCGGAACTCGTCGCCGAGGAGTACCCCGACGTGGAGACGAAGAAGACTTTCGAGGGGTACGAATCGCTCGTCTCGACGGAGAAGGCGCGGCGGTTGCTCGGGTGGGAACCCGAGCGGAGTTGGCGGGAGTTACGCTAAGGCGTCGACGATTCGGTCGCCGTCGAGGAAGGGGAAGCCGTGACGCTCGGCGTACTCGCGCGCCGCGTCGGTCGAAAGCGCCGCGCCCGACTCGTCGTCGAGCATCTCGCAGACGACGACTGCGGGGCCGACGCCCGCCTCCGCGGCGAGTGCGAGGCCGAGTTCGGTGTGGCCGCGCCTGTCGTCGAGGAGTCCCGGCGCGCCCCGGAGGACGTTGACGTGGCCGGGCGCGCGGAAGTCGGCGGCGAAGTCCTCGGCGTCGTACTCGCCCTCTACGGCGGCATCGGCCGCCTCGCTCAGTTTCGTGACGGTCAACGCGCGGTCCTCGTCGGTGATGCCCGTGAACGTCTCGCGGTGGTTCACCGGCAGGGAGAACGACGACCGGTCGTCGTACGCCAACTCGTGGTCGGCGGCGGCGGGGTGGTCGATTTCGGACTCCAAGAAGGGGAGGTCCATCGCCTCCGCGGCGGCGTCCGAGACGGCGGCGCAGACGAGTCCGCCCGCGTCGTTGCGGAGGCGGGCCACGTCCGCCGCCGTGACCGCGCGTGCGGGGTAGACGATGTCCGTCTCGCCCTCCCTGTCGTCGAAGTCGTGGACGAGAACGGGGTCGCCGGCGCGGAACGCCGAGAGGGCGCGGGCGAGGGCCTCGTCCGTTCGTTGGGTTCCGGCCACCGTCACACCTCCTCCACCCGGACGGTCACGCGGTCGCCGTCCGAGAGGCCGAGTTCGTCCCGGAGTTTGTCGGGCGCGATGATCTCCAGTTGGCTCTCGTCGTGGTGGGTGCGTTCGGGGACGATGATGTGGGCCTCGTCGTACGACTCGCCCTCGAACTCGACCGTCGCGGCGTAACAGGTCGCCGGGCCGAACGTCCGTTCCTCGTCCTCCCACCCGTCTATGGGGACGGCCGACAGCGACGCCATCCCGGCGCGCGCCCTGACGCTATCGTCGTCGAGGCGGACGTTGAGCGTCCCGGGGAACGGTTCGTAGCCGAGGCGTTCCGCGAACTGCTCCATGTACCCCGAAAGCGAGATGTAGTGTTTGCCCTCGCCCATGCCGCCGGTGACGGTGCCGCCGAGTTCGACCGTCTCGGCGTCGTCGGCGTCGAAGATGCGGCGATAGTCGGCGTACTCCGCTCGGAGGGCCGCCTCGCCCTCGTCGGTGACCGAGACCCACTGCCCGTCCGCCACTACGTCGCGTTCGACGTAGTCTGCGTCTTCGAGTCGTTGGAGGCGACGCGAGGCGGTCTGGCTGGAGGCGTCGAGGCGCGACGCCAGCCCGGAACAGGAGACTTTCACCGGACCGGAGCGTCCGCCTTCGAGGGCGACGAACTTCAGGGCGGCCAGTTCGTCGTACCCGACGGCGGCGACTGCCGATTCTGACATACCTGCGTCTTCGAGACGGCCCGAAATAAGCGTACCGAATATGAGATGCGTAACAGAATCGTTAAGGAGGGCGCGCGGAGTCGGTCGCGGCGACGGACCGGTTCGTAATCGAGATTGTCGGACGGCGGGGGTAAGTGCGTCGGTTCCGGCGGTGACGCCCGCCTCGTCGGACGGCGGGGGAGCGTTGCCGGCGACGGAGCGTCCGAGGCGCAGTTCGGCCGGTCCGACGCCGTTCGGAAAGGCCTTTAGCCGCGCCACAAGAACCTCGGAGCATGTTTAGAGAGTTCCGTTCGGAGGTCGAGGACGCGGTCTCTACTGCACTCTCCGCGCTCGGCTTGCCGACCGACGACCTCGGCGTCGAAGAGCCACCGGAGGACGTGTCGGCGACGCTCGCGTCGAGCGTCGCCTTCCGGTTGGCGGGCGAAGTCGGCGCGCCGCCGCCGAAAGTCGCCGTCGACATCGCCGAGGAGATAGACGCCACCGGGTACACGTACCTCGACTCGGCCGAACCGCAGGGGCCGTACGTGAACTTCCACGTCTCTGACGCCTACTACGCCGAGACGCTCGAAGCGGGCCGCAACGACGAGTACGGCCGCCTCCCGGACACCGGGAAGGACGTGGTGGTCGAACACACGAGCGCGAACCCGACGGGACCGGTCCACGTCGGGCGCGCGCGGAACCCCATCCTCGGCGACGCCATCGCGCGCATCCTCGAGTTCGCCGGTAACGACGTGGAACGGCACTACTACGTCAACGACGCCGGGCGACAGGTCGCCGTCTTCACGTGGGCCTACGAGACGTTCGACGAGGAGGACCTGCCGGAACCGGAACGGGACCGCTCCGACTACGAACTGGTCCGCTACTACCGGAAGGGCAACGCCTTCCTCGAAGCGGGCGACGAGGAGGAGGTCGAAGCCGCCGAGGAGGAGATAGCGAGCATCATGCAGGGTCTCGAAGCGGGCGACGAGGAGACGTTCGAACGCGTCGCCGTCGTCGTCGATCAGGTGCTGTCGGGGATGACCGCCTCGCTGGAACGCCTCCCCGCGGAGTTCGACCGGTTCGTCAAGGAGACGAAGTTCATCCGCAACGGCGACGCCGAGGACCTCGTTCAGCGACTGAAAGACTCCGAGTACGCCGTCTACGAGGAGGAGGCGTGGCAACTGGACCTCTCGCCGTTCGACTTCGAGAAGAACCTCGTGTTCCTCCGGTCCGACGGGACGACACTGTACACGACGCGCGACTTAGCGCACCACGAGTGGAAGTTCGACAACTACGACGAGGCGGTGACGGTCCTCGGCGAGGACCACAAACTGCAGGCCGAACAACTCGAAACCGCCTTGGAGATACTCGGCAACGACACCGACAAACTCCGCCAGACGTTCTACTCGTGGGTGAACCTCCCCGAGGGCGGGATGTCCACCCGGAAGGGGACGGGCGTCGATCTAGACGACCTGCTGGACGAGTCGGTCCGCCGCGCCCGCGAGGAGGTCGAGACGCGCCTCGACAGTCGCATCCGCGACGACGAACTCGACGACGAGGACATCGACCGCATCGCCCGACAGGTCGGCATTGGAGCCGTCCGCTACGACATCGTCTCGAAACAGCCGACGAAGGGCATCACGTTCGAGTGGGAGCGAGCCTTGGACTTCGAGGCCCAGTCCGCCCCGTACGTCCAGTACGTTCACGCTCGCTGTTGCGGCATCCTCGACGAGGCGGAGTCGTCCGGCATCGAGGCGACCACCGACGCGTCACTCCTCGATTCGCCCGAGGAACGCGAACTGATAGCGACCATCGCGCGGTTCCCCGCCGTAATCGAGGAGGCGGCCGACGACCTCGAACCGCACGTCGTGGCGACGTACGTCCGGCAGTTCGCCGAGACGTTCAACGCCTTCTACCGCGAGCGGTCGGTGCTGAACGCCGACGACGACGCGGTGGCCGCCGCGCGCCTCGGACTGGTCGAGGCGGCCCGTCACACCGTGGCGAACGCGCTCTCCGTGCTGGGTATCGAAGCGCCCGACTCGATGTAGGCGTTACAGCCCGAAGACGGGCATCAGGAACTCGGGCGAGGAGACGAGCGACCCGCCGACCGTGGTGACCGCGAGCGCGCCCGCGCCTAACGCCAGCAGGACGAAGAGAACGATCCACCAGAACGGGACGCCAGAGTTAGATTCTGCCATACCAACGCCTGCGAACAGCCGCGTAAAAGAACTTCCCGTTCGTCGCTCCGCCGAGCGGACGGGACGGGCGTCGGCGACTCAGCCGAGGAACCGACCGAACAGGCCGCCTTTCTTCTTGTCGTCGTCGCGGCGCTCGTTCGTCCCCTCCGCGTTCTCGCCTAACTCGGTCGTGTAGACGCCGTCGTCGTCGTCCTCGTCTTCGTCGTCGTCCTCGTCGTCCGCCTCGTCGCCGTCGGAGTCGCTGGCGAACGGAATCTGCTCGTCGTCCGGGGTCGCCTCCGGTTCGGCCGCCTCGACGAGAGGACCGTCGTCCGCGTCGTCGTCCGCGGCGGCGTCGTCCGAGTCGCTCGAATCGCCGACGGCGGCGTCGTCCGCCGTCGGGTCCGCCAGCGGGTCCGCGGAGTCGCCGTCGGCGGCGTCCTCGCCCGCGGATTCGGCGGTCTCGTCGGCGGATACGCCTTCCTCGGCCGCCTCGTCGTCTCCGTCGGGCCGGTCCGACGCTCCGTCGGCCTCGTGGTCGCCCGCGACGATGATACCGTCGTCGCGTTCGGCGGCCTCGCCGCCGGAGTCGCCGTCGCCGTCGTCCGACTCGCCGGCCGCGCTGTCGTCCGCCGCGGCGGCGGTAGCGGCGTCCGGAGCGTCCGTCCCCGTATCCGGGGCGTCCGTCTCCGCGTCCGAGACGTCCGTCTCCACGCCTGCGGCGCTACCGTCGTCGGTCGGACCGTCCGCCTCGCCCGTCGCCTCCGGCGCGGCGTCGGGTTGCGGGACCGACTCGCCGGTCAGGTCGGCGGCGAGCGCTCGGTACGCCGCGGCGGCGGAGCTTCCGGGCGCGAACGTCGTGAGCGGTTCGCCCGCGTCGCCCGCGCGTCGGACGACCGTCTCGTCCGGTATCGCCTGCAGTATCTCGGCGTCGAGTTGCTCCTCGACGGTGGCGACGTTCGGGTCCTCGGGGTCGACCCGGGTGAGCACCGCGCCCGCCACCGGCACGTCGAGGCGCACCGCCACCTGCCGCGTCTTCTCCGTGTCCCCCAACGCGTCGCGCCCCGTCGTCGAGACGAGGAGCGCCTCGTCCACGTACGTCAGGGGGACGACGGTGTCGTTACTCAGTCCTGCCCCCGTATCGAGCAGGACGTAGTCGTGTCGTTCGGCCAGTTCGGAGAGCACCGCGCGGAGACCCTCGGGGTCCGCGCGGGCGAACGCGTCGAGGTCCGTCGCTCCCGGAACCACGGCCATCCCGTGCGGTCCCTCCTGCGTCGCCTCGGACACGTCTGCCTCGCCGGCGAGAACGTCGTGGAGCGTCGGCTCCGTCGGCACGACGCCCAACGCCCCCGCGAGGTTCGCCATCCCGAGGTCGCCGTCCACCACGGCGACGTTCGCGCCCGCCGCGGCGAGCGCCGCCGCGAGATTCGTCGTCGTCGTGGTCTTCCCGACGCCTCCCTTCGCGCTGACCACTGCGTACACCCGTCCCATATCTTACTCGTTCGGACTCACCCAAGACAACCACATAAACCTATTCCGAGCGAACCGCCCACACGCCACCGATTTTGCCGCCCGTCCGAACGTTCCGTGACAGTCGTAGGTTACTTAGCCTCTCGACGGCGTATATTCGATAATGAGTACCGACGCCGAAGAGGCGAGCGAGGACCGCCGGAAGTACGAGTTCCGGAAGGTCATCGAGGAGCTCGAGGACTTCGAGGGCTCCGGAACGCAACTCGTCACTATCTACATCCCGGAGGACAAGCAGATATCCGACGTCGTCGCCCACGTCACGCAGGAACACTCGGAGGCGTCGAACATCAAGTCCAAACAGACGCGAACGGCCGTCCAAGACGCCCTGAAATCCATCAAGGACCGCCTCCGCTACTACGACACCTACCCGCCGGAGAACGGCATCGTCATCTTCTCGGGGGCGGTCAACTCCGGCGGCGGCCAGACGGAGATGGTGACGAAGGTGTTGGACAGTCCCCCGGAGCCCATCCAGTCGTTCCGCTACCACTGCGACTCGGACTTCCTGACGGAACCGCTGGAGAACATGCTCACGGACAAGGGGCTGTTCGGCCTCATCGTCCTCGACCGACGGGAGGCGAACGTCGGGTGGCTGAAAGGCAAGCGCGTCGAACCCGTCAAGTCGGCGTCGTCGCTGGTCCCCGGAAAGCAGCGCAAAGGTGGTCAGTCCGCCCAGCGGTTCGCCCGCCTCCGTCTGGAAGCCATCGACAACTTCTATCAGGAAGTCGCGGAGATGGCAAACGACCTGTTCGTCGCGAAGCGACACGACATAGACGGCATCCTCGTGGGCGGTCCGTCGCCGACGAAAGACGAGTTCTTGGACGGCGACTACCTCCACCACGAACTGCAGGACCTCGTCGTCGGGAAGTTCGACGTCTCCTACACCGACGAGTCCGGACTCAAGGACTTGGTCGACGCCGCACAGGACGTGCTGGCCGACCAAGAGGTGATGAAGGACAAATCCCAGATGGAGGAGTTCTTCGAGAAGCTCCACACGGGCGAGGAGGCGACGTACGGGTTCGGCCCCACGCGGAAGAACCTCGTCATGGGCTCCGTCGACCGCCTCCTCCTCTCCGAGGATCTCCACTCGGACGTGGTCATCTACGAGTGCCCGCAGGGCCACGAGGAGTACGAAGTCGTGGACCGACGCCACGGCGACCCCGGCCACGAGTGCACCGAGTGCGGTCAGGAGGCCGAAAAGAAGGACCGCGAGGACGCCATCGAGCATCTGATGTCCATCGCCGAACAGCGAGGGACGGAGACGAAGTTCATCTCGACGGACTTCGAGAAGGGCGAACAGTTGCACGACGCCTTCGGCGGCGTCGCGGGCATCCTCCGCTACGCCACGGGCGTCTAAATCGTTTAAATCCGGCCGAACGGCGAATCGTCGCCGCTCTTCTCCGAGGGATCAGACCAGCAGTTGTTCGACCTGCGTGCGACGGCGGCCCACGTCGAAGTGCGGGTCGAGCGTCGCGTCGCCGTCGATCCGGTCGAGCGTCAGCAGAACGTCCGCGCCTTCGCGTTCGGCGCGGTCGACCAGCGTCTCTATCGCGGCGCGGTTCAGCGCCAACGAGTCGAGCATCCCGAGGAGAAGCGCCACCGCCGCGCCGCCGTCGCCGCGCGGGAAGTAGTCCGCGACGGCGTCGAACGTCGTCGCGTCGGAGGCGTCCGGTTCGGGGTAAGTTCGAAGACACCGAGAACAGAGGGCCGCGGCGTCCGCCGGGGCGTCGTCGCCCTCGACGGGCGCGTGCGTTCCGAGTCCGTCCGGAACGAGGAAGGGAACTAAGTCGCCGCCGCAGGCCGTACACGTGCGAATCATGCACCCGAATGTGAGTCGCGGGTGCGGGAAAATCCGACGATACCGACCTCTACCGGACGACAGAAGCGAGAGAAAACGGGATGGGTGTGGCCGAAGGTGAGTCCGACCGACTCGGACGTCGGGCGTCCGTCAGTCGTCGGCGGTGGCGGGGCGTTCCTTCGGAGTCGTCTCGGCCTCTTCGGCCGCCTCGCGTTCTTCCTTCTCTTCTTCTTCCTTCTTGCCCTTGATCTTCTTCAGGCGGAACGTCTCTTCGCGCTCCTGTTCTTCGAGTTTCTGCTCGATGTACTCCTGGTTGTCGTAGAGGTCGGGCAGAAGTTTGAACTCCAGAGCGTTGACGCGGCGCTTCGTCGTCTCGATCTCTCTGAGCATCTTCTTCATCGCCGTCTCGACTTCGGCGGCGAGGATGATGCTCTCTAACAGCTCCTCGTAGGCGTCGGCGGCCTCGTCGATGCGGGCCGACGACCCGAGCAGCCCGTACCCGCGCTGGTCGAGGCTCTTCTTCACGCGCGAGGACTCGATCTGCGGGACGACGACGCCCATGATGTTCTTCGATTGGGTCGTAATCTCGGGGTGTTCTTTCAACGCCGCGGCCGCGCCGCGCACCGCGACGTCGCCCTCCATCGCGCGCGCCATGTTTATCTTCCGCTGGGCGGTCTCGTAGTTGGTGTTGAGTTCGGAGCGGACGTCCTGCGCTTGGTCGAGGATGTCCATGAACTCCATGATGAGACCGTCGCGCTTCTGCTCCAGCGTGTCGTGGCCTCGCTCGGAGAGTTCGATGCGGTCCTCTATCGCCATCAGGTTCTTCCGAGTCGGTTTGACGTCTTCGGCCATCCTTGGGGGACGCTTGTGGACGGAGGGGGTTAATCCTTTTCAGTCCGAGTTCGCCATCGCGCACGCGTACGCGAAGAAAACACGGTGGCGTCGCTCCGGGTTCGGCGTCGTCGACGAAAAGAACGTCCGAACGCGAGACGCGGGTTAGTCGGCGGTGACTTCTTCCGCGCCCTCGTCGGCGGCGTCCTCGCGGTAGTGTTCCTCGATGAGCTCTTCGTCGATACGGTTGAGCTCCTTCTTGGGGAACATCGACAGGAGGTCCCAGCCGATTTCGAGCGTCTCGTCGATGGAGCGGTTCGTGTCGTACCCCTGATCGACGAACTCCTCCTCGAAGCGGTCGGCGAAGTCGAGGTACGTGTTGTCACGCTCCGACAGCGCCTCGCGACCGACGATGTTCACCAGGTCGCGGAGGTCCTCACCCTCCGCGTACGCGGCGTACATCTGGTCGGAGACGTCCGCGTGGTCCGCGCGCGTGAGACCCTCGCCGATACCGTCGTCCATCAGACGCGAGAGGCTCGGAAGCACGTTGACCGGCGGCTGGATGCCCTGGCTGTTCAGGTCGCGGTCGACGTAGATCTGTCCCTCGGTGATGTATCCGGTGAGGTCCGGAATCGGGTGCGTGTCGTCGTCACCCGGCATCGTGAGGATGGGAATCTGCGTCACGGAGCCTTCGCGACCCTGGATACGACCGGCGCGTTCGTACAGTTGTGCCAGGTCGGTGTACAT encodes:
- a CDS encoding CDP-2,3-bis-(O-geranylgeranyl)-sn-glycerol synthase, translated to MVLDLVAVAFWTMLPAYVPNNAAVLAGGGAPIDGGRTWGDRRLLGDGKTWRGTAAGTLAGVALALVCNAVADPVSALVGVSLPTFPLPAAVGLAFGAMVGDIAASFLKRRSGRQRGAAFPGLDQLDFVVGALLLAAAFDLPWFVETFSLPVLGVVLVLTPVLHVTTNVAAYLLGVKNEPW
- a CDS encoding DUF502 domain-containing protein, encoding MSSWRRDFASGLVILVPILVILWVLNYLYSSIVKLPLIKNLQEPFGFFVAIIVFAMLVLSVGYLMRTTVGRLFETYLDATMNRVPLVRILYNASKLAVETALTGTEDLQTPVQLETWPGVRMTAFKTGQTTKDGRVVLFMPTAPNITTGFVMEVEPEDIQELDENVEEALTRILSAGFAEDESRSAIDIDVQTEDD
- a CDS encoding branched-chain amino acid transaminase, with the translated sequence MGFDEMDVDTIWMDGEFVDWDDAQIHVLSHGLHYGSGVFEGVRCYDTEDGPAIFRWDEHLDRFYASGKPYDMDIPFQKEELTEATMELIRRQDLESCYIRPVAFYGYDSLGVSPKGNPVQVAIAAWPWGTYLGDDALENGVDVMVSSWRKHASSQIPTNAKTTGLYVNSLLAGEEARRNGFTEAIVLNKEGNVAEGPGENIFMVNDGDIYTPGLSQSILDGITRNTVIELARERGYTVYDQATISRGELNTADELFFTGTAAEITPIRKVDNVVIGNGTRGPVTEELQQAFFDLVEGRSDDHEEWFTYV
- a CDS encoding NAD-dependent epimerase/dehydratase family protein, with the translated sequence MPPKTVAVTGGTGRIGPTVVNALKDAGYRVVNCSRSGGSVGDANLRADMTDAGEAYGAFATAGADAVVHLGMLSKPDHDPGYVVYESNAMSTYNVLEAAESLGIDTVVLASSMSALGASFEPGPVRLSYLPVDEDHPVTPSNPYGLGKQVLEVTADGFARRPDGPTTIASFRFPWMPTEKQMRETFSDADRRLAALHQSENFKTIRNTLFSYLAQADAADAVRRAIEADFEGHERFWVAADDTTAEMETAELVAEEYPDVETKKTFEGYESLVSTEKARRLLGWEPERSWRELR
- the ribB gene encoding 3,4-dihydroxy-2-butanone-4-phosphate synthase — translated: MAGTQRTDEALARALSAFRAGDPVLVHDFDDREGETDIVYPARAVTAADVARLRNDAGGLVCAAVSDAAAEAMDLPFLESEIDHPAAADHELAYDDRSSFSLPVNHRETFTGITDEDRALTVTKLSEAADAAVEGEYDAEDFAADFRAPGHVNVLRGAPGLLDDRRGHTELGLALAAEAGVGPAVVVCEMLDDESGAALSTDAAREYAERHGFPFLDGDRIVDALA
- a CDS encoding DUF120 domain-containing protein gives rise to the protein MSESAVAAVGYDELAALKFVALEGGRSGPVKVSCSGLASRLDASSQTASRRLQRLEDADYVERDVVADGQWVSVTDEGEAALRAEYADYRRIFDADDAETVELGGTVTGGMGEGKHYISLSGYMEQFAERLGYEPFPGTLNVRLDDDSVRARAGMASLSAVPIDGWEDEERTFGPATCYAATVEFEGESYDEAHIIVPERTHHDESQLEIIAPDKLRDELGLSDGDRVTVRVEEV
- the argS gene encoding arginine--tRNA ligase, with protein sequence MFREFRSEVEDAVSTALSALGLPTDDLGVEEPPEDVSATLASSVAFRLAGEVGAPPPKVAVDIAEEIDATGYTYLDSAEPQGPYVNFHVSDAYYAETLEAGRNDEYGRLPDTGKDVVVEHTSANPTGPVHVGRARNPILGDAIARILEFAGNDVERHYYVNDAGRQVAVFTWAYETFDEEDLPEPERDRSDYELVRYYRKGNAFLEAGDEEEVEAAEEEIASIMQGLEAGDEETFERVAVVVDQVLSGMTASLERLPAEFDRFVKETKFIRNGDAEDLVQRLKDSEYAVYEEEAWQLDLSPFDFEKNLVFLRSDGTTLYTTRDLAHHEWKFDNYDEAVTVLGEDHKLQAEQLETALEILGNDTDKLRQTFYSWVNLPEGGMSTRKGTGVDLDDLLDESVRRAREEVETRLDSRIRDDELDDEDIDRIARQVGIGAVRYDIVSKQPTKGITFEWERALDFEAQSAPYVQYVHARCCGILDEAESSGIEATTDASLLDSPEERELIATIARFPAVIEEAADDLEPHVVATYVRQFAETFNAFYRERSVLNADDDAVAAARLGLVEAARHTVANALSVLGIEAPDSM
- the minD gene encoding cell division ATPase MinD gives rise to the protein MGRVYAVVSAKGGVGKTTTTTNLAAALAAAGANVAVVDGDLGMANLAGALGVVPTEPTLHDVLAGEADVSEATQEGPHGMAVVPGATDLDAFARADPEGLRAVLSELAERHDYVLLDTGAGLSNDTVVPLTYVDEALLVSTTGRDALGDTEKTRQVAVRLDVPVAGAVLTRVDPEDPNVATVEEQLDAEILQAIPDETVVRRAGDAGEPLTTFAPGSSAAAAYRALAADLTGESVPQPDAAPEATGEADGPTDDGSAAGVETDVSDAETDAPDTGTDAPDAATAAAADDSAAGESDDGDGDSGGEAAERDDGIIVAGDHEADGASDRPDGDDEAAEEGVSADETAESAGEDAADGDSADPLADPTADDAAVGDSSDSDDAAADDDADDGPLVEAAEPEATPDDEQIPFASDSDGDEADDEDDDEDEDDDDGVYTTELGENAEGTNERRDDDKKKGGLFGRFLG
- the prf1 gene encoding peptide chain release factor aRF-1, encoding MSTDAEEASEDRRKYEFRKVIEELEDFEGSGTQLVTIYIPEDKQISDVVAHVTQEHSEASNIKSKQTRTAVQDALKSIKDRLRYYDTYPPENGIVIFSGAVNSGGGQTEMVTKVLDSPPEPIQSFRYHCDSDFLTEPLENMLTDKGLFGLIVLDRREANVGWLKGKRVEPVKSASSLVPGKQRKGGQSAQRFARLRLEAIDNFYQEVAEMANDLFVAKRHDIDGILVGGPSPTKDEFLDGDYLHHELQDLVVGKFDVSYTDESGLKDLVDAAQDVLADQEVMKDKSQMEEFFEKLHTGEEATYGFGPTRKNLVMGSVDRLLLSEDLHSDVVIYECPQGHEEYEVVDRRHGDPGHECTECGQEAEKKDREDAIEHLMSIAEQRGTETKFISTDFEKGEQLHDAFGGVAGILRYATGV
- a CDS encoding DUF6276 family protein, which gives rise to MIRTCTACGGDLVPFLVPDGLGTHAPVEGDDAPADAAALCSRCLRTYPEPDASDATTFDAVADYFPRGDGGAAVALLLGMLDSLALNRAAIETLVDRAEREGADVLLTLDRIDGDATLDPHFDVGRRRTQVEQLLV
- a CDS encoding V-type ATP synthase subunit D, with the protein product MAEDVKPTRKNLMAIEDRIELSERGHDTLEQKRDGLIMEFMDILDQAQDVRSELNTNYETAQRKINMARAMEGDVAVRGAAAALKEHPEITTQSKNIMGVVVPQIESSRVKKSLDQRGYGLLGSSARIDEAADAYEELLESIILAAEVETAMKKMLREIETTKRRVNALEFKLLPDLYDNQEYIEQKLEEQEREETFRLKKIKGKKEEEEKEEREAAEEAETTPKERPATADD